The DNA sequence CTCGGCGACGACCAGTGATCGTAACGCACCAGCCGCCGGGAGCTTCAGGTCGAACAGGTTGAACCCACACGACGGCAGGATCGAGGCCGACGCTTCCGATTCTGTGTCGTTCAAGATCCAGACGGTACGGTCACCGCGTTGTTCGGTGCGGACGTGGCAAGCCATCGGGCGGTCCTCCGGTGCGGGCACGAAACTCGGTTCCGAGGCGCACTCGATTCCAACCGCCCAGGCTCGCGTTGGCAAGACGATCGTGGTCAGGTCATTCGAACGAGATCGTCGCGTTTCCCTGACGAAACTGCCGGCGCCAGGTGTTGAGCTGCTCGACGAGCTCTCTCGCATCAAGACCATAGGTGTCGGCCAGACTGACGTCTCGCCGACGCGATCGGCGAACCCAGCGGGGAATCCGAGGGTCATCGCATTCTGCCAGTCGATACCCGACCCAGACATACTTCTGAGGCAGCGGAATCAGCTCGAACCGATCAACCTCCGACCATCGAACCAACCGTTGTCGCAGGGGGGAGCGTTCAATGAATCCGACGGGAGTAAGCTCGATATGGCATCGTGTGCGATCGAGCGATTGCAAACAGTTGATCGATCCGAGCAGGAAGAACCCCGCCCCGAGCGTTGCCGCCACCGAAAACCCTACGATCACCAACTTCATCAAGCATGTCAGACTGAGCAGGGCACAGCCGATCGCGAGCGTGATGAACTTCCCTCGATCGGGGAAGTAGCGAACCACCTCAGAGCCTCGATCCATGAGGAGAATCCTCTTGTGTTGAGCAAGGCGTGTTGACGATGGGAACACGTGAAGGACGATCGGTGGCGATTGAACGCCCATCAAGGGCCAGAATGGGCCGGAGGCACAGACGTTTCGTGGTGCGAAGTGGGGGAGATCGGCTCACCCGTAAGCACGGAATGATAAAAGGATCGTAAGGAATCGGTTGCGGCAGCCCAGCTCCATCGCTCGGCTTCCAACCTCGCATTCTGATGCAGACTTTGGCGAAATGAGGACGATTCAAGCAAGCGCCGGGTGGCTCGGGTCAGGCCGTCGGGATCGGCCGGGTCGAACAGACAGCCGTTGAGGCCATCGGTCACGATGTCAGGGATGCCACCGGCCCTGGCGGCGACGACCGGGCAACCGGCGGCCATGGCTTCCAGTAACACCAGGCCAAGCGTCTCGGTCCGAGAAGGGAAGAGCAGGGCATCGGCAGAAGCGAAGGCGGAGGCCAGGCGTTCTCCCCTGAGATAGCCGATGAAACGAGTCCGGGTTCCCTGAAAATGACGTTTCAGTTTCTCCCGGGCTGGCCCATCGCCAACGAGCGCTAGCGTCGCTTCGGGCATGGCCTTCAGGACGGGGCGAATCTGTTCGATTTCTTTCTCAGCGGCGAGTCGGCCCACGTAAAGCAAGAGCGGCCCGTCCGATTGCCCGCCAGAGAGTTCCTCCCGCATGGCGTCTGACTTCAACTCCGGCCGAAACAGGTCAGTATCGACCGCTCTGGGCCAGAGCGCGAGATTATGAAAGCCTCGGACATTCAGCTCGTCAATCATGGCCGTCGACGTACACAAATTCAGGCGGGCCTTGTTGTGCATGGAACGGATCAGCTTCCAGCAAAGCCCTTCCAGTGCTCCGAGCTTGTAGTGCTTCAGATATTTCGGCACATGAGTGTGATACGATGCCACCAGAGGCCGGTCCCGCTTGATGGCATGGGCGACCCCACAGGCACCAAGCACGGCGGGATTGACCACGTGCACGATGTCCGGCTCGAACTTCACGAGCCTGGTACCGATTTTCTTGCCCGTGATGGCGAGTTTCAGCTCAGGATAGAGGGCAAAGGGGACTGCCGGGACGCCGATCACCCGCGCACCTTCGAATCGCTTCGGGGCACCCGCCGGGGCGATGACGAGCACTTCGTCTCCCGCCCGTTTCAGGTGGGTGATGGTCTGTGTCAGTCGCGTGACGATTCCGTCGATCTTCGGCAGAAACGTCTCGGTGAACAGCGCGATTCGCATGAGATTGGGTCAATGGGGACGGTGGAGAGGGGATCCGTCGATCTCGTGAACATCTCACCGCTGCGCGGAGACAGGGAGCGGTTCATGGTGGGGATTGAGAAGGCTTCGGGTGCCGGACCCGTGCGTGTCCGGTACCCGAAGCGAAACCCGATCGTTAGCTGACCTTCACTCCCGAGGCGAGTTCGGCCGCCCCCGTCTTCCAGGAAACTTTCGGGAGAATCTCCTTCATGTCCACCCGATCGCGATACTTGATGGCGAAGTTCAGGAGAGAGTCGAGTAAGGAATCGGAAAGGTAGTGCGGCTGAAGCCCGAGGTCGAGAAGCTTGGTGTTCTTGGCGTTGTAGTAGTGTTCCTCGCGTTCGACGCGGGGGTTTTCGAAGTGCTCAATGGAGACGTCGAGGCCGAGTTTGGCCCCGGCTTCCTTCACCTTTTCAGCCAGTTCTCCGACTGAGAATTGCTCGGTGAACTGGTTGTAGACGCGGAACTCGCCGGCGTCGGCCGGGTTGTTGCAGGCGATCTCAATGCAGCGGACGGTGTCTCGAATGTCGAGGAAGCCGCGGGTCTGGCCCCCTTTGCCATAGACGGTCAGCGGGTGGCCGATGGCAGCCTGGATGCAGAAGCGGTTCAAGGCGGTACCGAAGACGCCATCATAGTCGAGACGGTTGATGAGGAGTTCATCCATCTCGGTTTCTTCGGTAATCACGCCGTAGACGACACCCTGGTTCAGGTCCGTTGCTCGGAGGCCCCAGATACGGCAGGTGAAGTGGATATTATGGGTGTCGTGAACCTTGCTCAGGTGATAGAACGAGCCGGGTTGTTTGGGATAGGGGAGCGTATCCTTGCGCCCGTTGTGTTCGATCGTGATATACCCTTCCTCGATGTCGATGTTCGGCGTGCCGTATTCGCCCATTGTGCCGAGTTTGACCAAATGGCAATCGGGCACGATGTCGCGCATCGCGAAGAGGATGTTCAAGTTGCCAACGACGTTGTTGACTTGCGTTTCCACCGCCCGCTCGCGGCTGATCATGGAGAATGGAGCCGAGCGCTGCTCGCCGAAGTGAACGATGGACTCGGGCTGGAAGCGGCGGATGGCGTCGGAGAGAAAGGGATAGTCGCAGCAATCGCCGACGAACAGCTCGATTGGCTTGCCGGTCAGCTGTTCCCAGCGTTCGAGGCGCCGCTGGAGCGGAGCAATCGGCGTTAAGGTTTCGATCCGGAGCTGGTTATCCCAGTGCCGACGGATCAAGTTATCGAGGATGGCTACTTCGTGGCCGCGGTTGGCCATGTGCAGCGCAGTGGCCCAACCGCAGTAACCGTCTCCACCGGTGACGAGAACGCGCATGGCGATCGCTCATTCGTTGATCGACGGCCCCGAGGTGCGGCTTCGGAGGGGATGAGCCCGATGCGGCAATGGGTGCCAGTCGTGGTGTAATTGATGACAGGGTCCAGAACATCCAGGGTCGCACTGAGAGGAGCCGTCGGGAATCAGTCTAAAGGTCGGGTCGATTTCGACAGCGTCGGGAGGATGCACGACTGGATCAGAAACGCTGTGACGCCAATGCACAATGCAGTCGTCGAATCACCGTGCAGAAGCACCATGCGAGAGATCGGCTGAGAATCCTGACAAGGGTTGTTCAGGGGATCGAGAACGATGCCTGGAGCGGTCGTTGACTTCCGCCTGAAGCCCTGGACGTCAATGGTAATCGGAGCGAGTCGGAACTCAAACCTTGCAATTCGCAAAAGGATCAGCTTTTCGACTTGGTCTTGGCCGTTCCGGTGCTCTCTGTGCCCTGGAGGATGGCATCAACGGAGCGGAGCAGTTTCTCCATGGCGAACGGCTTCCGAATGTAATCCTTGACGCCGAGAAATTCGGCATACGCTCGGTGTCGACTTCCCTCGTTGCCTGTGATCATGATCGTCGGGATCAGACCTTCGGGGCGGGTGCGAAGCTTTTCGAGAACAAGGAAGCCGCTTTTTCGAGGCATCATCATGTCTAGGATAATCAGGTCCGGTTCTTCCCGTTCGGCTACCGTCAGGCCGGCATTGCCGTCTCGGGCGACGAGGACCCGGTAGCCCTTACCCTCGAGGACTGTCCGCATCGAGTCGATAATCTCGGGGTCGTCGTCCACCAGAAGAATCGTCTTGTGGGCGGTTACGGGCATCGTCAATTGGGCTCCGTCGAGAGAAGAAACGCTTCACCGCCCGGAAGCGAGGCACGGTGAACGATCATCCCATGATAGACGTTCCGGTCGATGCCGGGCAAGGTTGCGGGGGGGTGGGAGTTCGTCTTGGGGTCCGTTAAGATCGAAGCCTTCGACTCATCCCGGCCAGAAACCGCGATGCTGAGGAAGGCCGGGGACACCTCCTTTTTCTTTCGCGTGATCGAGGCTAAGGCGTTCCATGCATCAGGTTGCGAGGTCACGGGCCATCGCCCGAGCGCTGGTGATCGGGCTGTTCGTTTCGGTGAGTTGGGCTGGTGCAGGGAGCAGGTTGGCCGTTGCAGGCGACACCGACTCCTTGGAGCAGACCGTCGCTCCCCCCTCGGACGAGCCGACCCGAGCCATCGCCGGATTCCGGATCCCTGATGGTGCCTCGATCCGCCCCTGGGCGGCTGAGCCGTTGCTGGCCAACCCGGTGGCCTTTGCGGTGGATGACCAGGGACGGGTGTACGTCGCCGAGACCTTCCGCCTCCATGAGGGGGTGACCGACAACCGCAGTCATATGTACTGGCTCGACGACGATCTGGCCCTGACGACCGTCGAAGGCCGCGTGGCGATGTACCGCAAACACTTCGACGAGGCGACCTTCCAGAGCTACGGCGTCGCCACCGATCGGCTTCGTCTGGTCGTCGATTCCGACGGCGACGGCGTGGCCGACACCTCGACCGTGTTCGCCGACGGATTTGACGACGTGGCCGCGGGCATCGGCGCGGGGGTGATCGCCCGAGACGGCGACGTCTGGTACACTTGCATCCCCGACCTCTGGAAGCTCCGCGACACGACAGGCGATGGAGTTGCCGATGTCCGCGAATCACTCCACACGGGTTACGGCGTCCACGTCGCCTTCCTCGGCCACGACCTGCACGGCCTGGTCTTCGGACCGGACGGGAAGCTCTACTTCTCGATCGGCGACCGAGGCCTGAACGTCGAAACGAAGGAAGGCACACGGCTCGAACTGCCACATACTGGGGCCGTCCTGCGATGTGATCCGGACGGCTCCAACCTGGAGATCTTCGCGACCGGCCTGCGCAACCCGCAGGAGCTGGCCTTCGACCGTTTCGGCAATCTGTTCACCGTGGACAACAACAGCGATGGCGGCGACCAGGCCCGACTGATCGACATCGTCGAAGGCGGTGACAGCGGCTGGCACATGGGCTGGCAATACCTCACCGAGCCGGTCGCCCGCGGCCCCTGGAACTCGGAGAATCTTTGGAAGCCCCAGTCGGAGGGAAACGACGCAGCCTACCTCCTTCCCCCCCTTGCAAATTTCAGCGACGGTCCTTCGGGGCTCGCCTTCAACCCCGGAGTCGCCGGCCTTCCAGGACGCTACGACGACCACTTCTTCCTGGCCGATTTCCGCGGGACTCCCGGCAACAGCGGTGTTCGATCGTTTGCGGTCGAAGCCAACGGCGCGAGCTTCAAACCCGTTGATCAGCACCAGTTCCTCTGGTCGATTCTTGCCACCGACGTCGATTTCCCGCCTTCGGGAGGTATGTACGTTAGTGACTGGATCGAAGGCTGGGGCCAGCCTGGAAAAGGGCGGATTTACCATCTGACCTTTGACGACGCGGACGAGGCGGTGACTGCTGCGGTCGCTTCATTGCTGACCGATGGGTTTGACGGGCGAGCGACGGACGAGTTGATCGCCTTGCTCGGCCATTCCGATCAGCGTGTCCGGCAGCGGGCGCAATTCGCCTTGGCGAGCCGAGGGACCGACGTGATCAAGGCGCTTGAGATCCCCGCCGTCTCCGGAGACGAGATGACCCGGTTACATGCCGTCTGGGCACTCGGGCAGCTTGGCTGGAAGTCACCCTCGGCGCTAACTGTGGTCGCCGGTCGCTTGGAGGATCATTCCGAGCACCTCCGAGGGCAGGCGGCCCGAGTGCTGGGCGACGCCCGGTTCTCGGCCGCCGCCGGCGCGCTGACCGCCCTTCTTGACGACCAATCGCTCCGCGTGCGAATGTTCGCCGCGATTGCCCTGGGCAAGATCGGAGCAACCGAGGCGGTCCCGGCCCTCGCCGCGATGCTTGGAGAGAATGCCGACCGCGACCCGTATCTCCGCCACGCCGGTGTCATGGGCCTCCTCGGCGCCGCGGGGGATGAGCAACTCGATCGCCTGGCAACGGACGATTCGACCGCCGTCCGGCTAGCGACCTTGCTGGTCTACCGTCGCGAGCACGACCCGAAGGTCGCCCGGTTCCTCGCTGACCCTGAGCCCCGGCTCGTCCTGGAGGCGGCCCGAGCGATCAACGATTCCCCAATCGAGAGCGCGACGACAAAGCTGGCAGCCCTGGATTTGACCCCCGAGATGCCTTTGCCGTTGCTTCGACGGGTCCTGAACGCGAACCTGAAGGTCGGCGGGCCAGAGGCGGCCGGGCAGATCGCCCGGATCGCGGCGAACGGCGCGATTCCGGAGCCGATCCGCGTCGAAGCGCTGAACATCCTGGCCGACTGGGCCAATCCGAGCGGACGCGACCGAGTCGTTGGTCTCTGGCGTCCTGTGCCGAGCCGATCGCCAGAAGCGGCGGCCGATGCGATCCGGCCGATTGTAGCGGAATTGCTTGAGGCGGGGACGGATCAGATCCGGTTGGCTTCTGCCGAAACAGTTGCCTCGCTCAACATCACGGAGGCGGGGCCGGCGCTGTTCGATCTGTTTGCGAACACTCAGATCGGAGCCGAGGCCCGAGTCGAGGCGATCCGAGCCATGGAAGCGATTGGCGATTCGCGGCTTGTCGACGTTGCCCGCCGATCGACGAGCGATCCCGAAGCCCTGGTGCGCACCGAAGGCTTGCGGTTGCTCTCGGGCCTGGACCCCGACGAAGCGCTCCCGATCCTGGAGTCGGTGTTGGAGCAAGGGACGATGACGGAGCGTCAGGGGGCCTTCGAGACACTCGGCACCCTGGAATCGGAACGGGCCGATCACGTGCTCGCCTCCTGGCTTGACCGCTACTTGGCTGGAGAGGTCCCCGGTGAGATCCAGCTTGAGTTGATCGAGGCGGCCGAAAAGCGATTGGCCGAAGGTATCCGGGAGCGGCTTGCCCAGGTTGAAGCCTCGCGACCGGAGGACGATCCCCTGGCACCCTATCGCGAGACGCTGCTCGGGGGGGATGCTCGGCGAGGCCGTCAGATTTTCTTCGAGCGAACCGAGGCTCAGTGTCTGCGATGCCACGCGATCGACGGGCAGGGGGGAGAGGTCGGTCCTGTGCTCTCGGACATCGGGGCCAGGCAGGATCGCACCTACATCCTCGAATCGATCGTTGCCCCGGACGCTCGCATTGCCGAGGGGTTCGAATCGTTGGTGATTGCGACAACCGAAGGTCAGGTTCTGACCGGAATTGTCAAGGACGATTCGAATGATTCCATTACCTTGATGGATGCCGACGGTAAGACACTGACTCTTGCCAAGGCGCAGATCGAGGAGAGTCAACGCGGAATTTCCGCGATGCCGGTTGACCTGCTCAAGTATCTCTCGAAACGAGATCTCCGCGATCTGGTCGAGTACCTCGCCCGTCGTACCCGGACGGAACCGCTTGTCCGCCAGGGCCACGGTCGTTAGTCGACCATCTGGACTGGCATACGGAATGCCTGCAATCTCTTGCCTGAGGGATGTTCGCCGATGAATGCAGATCGAAGTCGGAGTCCTATCTACCCCCCCCCCACACTGGATCGAACGTTATGCACAGGTTGATTGACGGATTGCATCGTTTCCGAGAAAGTGTCTTTCCCGATCGGAAAGCGTTCTTCGAAACGCTGGCAAGTGGGCAAGATCCGGACTTTCTGTTCATCACCTGCTGTGACTCTCGCGTGCAGCCCGAGGTGGTGTTGCAGGCCAATCCGGGGGATCTGTTCATTCTTCGGAATATCGGCAATCTTGTGCCGCCTCACGGCGCGGACAACAGTGTTGAGGCGGCGGTCGAGTACTCAATCCGGGTGCTCGGCGTCAAACACATCATTGTTTGCGGCCATTCCCATTGCGGAGCCATGGAAGCTGTCTTGAATCCGGAGCACCTTTCCACATTACCTTCGGTGGCCCGGTGGCTTCAGTACGCCGATTCGACCCGGCAGATCATCCAGGAAAATTACGGTGACCTGGAAGGTGAGGCGAAACTGGACGCTGCGATCGAGATCAATGTCTTGGTGCAACTCGAACATTTGATGACACTTCCCAGCGTAGCCCCTCGCCTGATGCGCGGCGAGGTGAACTTGCATGGATGGGTCTATCGGTTCGAGACGGGCGAACTCTCGGCCTACGACCCGGAAGCGAATCACTTCGTCGAGGTCGAGAAGGCTCATCTTCCTTCCATCCGCCCCGTCCACTCGACACCCGCCTCACCCAGATGAGGTTCGGTCGTTCCTGATACGCGAGGTGTGAGGTAGCAGAACGCGATCGGTGTGAACGAATTTCGGCTGAACTTGGTTGTTGATGAACCGATCGGAACCTAGGGTTGGAGGGGCAGTTGAAGAGGTTGCGTTTGCCGAAGTATCGGAATTGTTAACGGCAATAGAAGCCTCGTCCCAGACGACGGAGTGAAAGTGCGTTGCGGGTCTTCAATTCTCAGATGATCGCGCGCTCACGAGGACGATTCATGAGGCTTACGCATCGCCACCATCGCCACCTCTCGCTTGAGACACTGGAACGTCGCCTTGTGCTCAGCACGACGGCGCCTCCCTCGTTCCCCGGGGCCCCGCTGGAGCTTCCTCAAGAGGGGGCCTGGCGAAACACGCCATTCATCGGCTCTCCCGTGGTGGCGGACCTCAACAACGATGGCCGTGAGGAGATTCTCACCGCTGTTGAAGGGGGACGGCTGATTGCTTACACAACCGGCAGCGATGGCCGATTGCGCGAATTTCGCCGATACGAGACCAACGCCACCACTGATGTGAAGTCGACGCCGATTGTCGTCACCCGACGCAACGGTTCGAAGATGATCGTAGCCGGT is a window from the Tautonia rosea genome containing:
- a CDS encoding NAD-dependent epimerase/dehydratase family protein — protein: MRVLVTGGDGYCGWATALHMANRGHEVAILDNLIRRHWDNQLRIETLTPIAPLQRRLERWEQLTGKPIELFVGDCCDYPFLSDAIRRFQPESIVHFGEQRSAPFSMISRERAVETQVNNVVGNLNILFAMRDIVPDCHLVKLGTMGEYGTPNIDIEEGYITIEHNGRKDTLPYPKQPGSFYHLSKVHDTHNIHFTCRIWGLRATDLNQGVVYGVITEETEMDELLINRLDYDGVFGTALNRFCIQAAIGHPLTVYGKGGQTRGFLDIRDTVRCIEIACNNPADAGEFRVYNQFTEQFSVGELAEKVKEAGAKLGLDVSIEHFENPRVEREEHYYNAKNTKLLDLGLQPHYLSDSLLDSLLNFAIKYRDRVDMKEILPKVSWKTGAAELASGVKVS
- a CDS encoding glycosyltransferase family 4 protein — protein: MRIALFTETFLPKIDGIVTRLTQTITHLKRAGDEVLVIAPAGAPKRFEGARVIGVPAVPFALYPELKLAITGKKIGTRLVKFEPDIVHVVNPAVLGACGVAHAIKRDRPLVASYHTHVPKYLKHYKLGALEGLCWKLIRSMHNKARLNLCTSTAMIDELNVRGFHNLALWPRAVDTDLFRPELKSDAMREELSGGQSDGPLLLYVGRLAAEKEIEQIRPVLKAMPEATLALVGDGPAREKLKRHFQGTRTRFIGYLRGERLASAFASADALLFPSRTETLGLVLLEAMAAGCPVVAARAGGIPDIVTDGLNGCLFDPADPDGLTRATRRLLESSSFRQSLHQNARLEAERWSWAAATDSLRSFYHSVLTGEPISPTSHHETSVPPAHSGP
- a CDS encoding carbonic anhydrase, yielding MHRLIDGLHRFRESVFPDRKAFFETLASGQDPDFLFITCCDSRVQPEVVLQANPGDLFILRNIGNLVPPHGADNSVEAAVEYSIRVLGVKHIIVCGHSHCGAMEAVLNPEHLSTLPSVARWLQYADSTRQIIQENYGDLEGEAKLDAAIEINVLVQLEHLMTLPSVAPRLMRGEVNLHGWVYRFETGELSAYDPEANHFVEVEKAHLPSIRPVHSTPASPR
- a CDS encoding PVC-type heme-binding CxxCH protein, giving the protein MHQVARSRAIARALVIGLFVSVSWAGAGSRLAVAGDTDSLEQTVAPPSDEPTRAIAGFRIPDGASIRPWAAEPLLANPVAFAVDDQGRVYVAETFRLHEGVTDNRSHMYWLDDDLALTTVEGRVAMYRKHFDEATFQSYGVATDRLRLVVDSDGDGVADTSTVFADGFDDVAAGIGAGVIARDGDVWYTCIPDLWKLRDTTGDGVADVRESLHTGYGVHVAFLGHDLHGLVFGPDGKLYFSIGDRGLNVETKEGTRLELPHTGAVLRCDPDGSNLEIFATGLRNPQELAFDRFGNLFTVDNNSDGGDQARLIDIVEGGDSGWHMGWQYLTEPVARGPWNSENLWKPQSEGNDAAYLLPPLANFSDGPSGLAFNPGVAGLPGRYDDHFFLADFRGTPGNSGVRSFAVEANGASFKPVDQHQFLWSILATDVDFPPSGGMYVSDWIEGWGQPGKGRIYHLTFDDADEAVTAAVASLLTDGFDGRATDELIALLGHSDQRVRQRAQFALASRGTDVIKALEIPAVSGDEMTRLHAVWALGQLGWKSPSALTVVAGRLEDHSEHLRGQAARVLGDARFSAAAGALTALLDDQSLRVRMFAAIALGKIGATEAVPALAAMLGENADRDPYLRHAGVMGLLGAAGDEQLDRLATDDSTAVRLATLLVYRREHDPKVARFLADPEPRLVLEAARAINDSPIESATTKLAALDLTPEMPLPLLRRVLNANLKVGGPEAAGQIARIAANGAIPEPIRVEALNILADWANPSGRDRVVGLWRPVPSRSPEAAADAIRPIVAELLEAGTDQIRLASAETVASLNITEAGPALFDLFANTQIGAEARVEAIRAMEAIGDSRLVDVARRSTSDPEALVRTEGLRLLSGLDPDEALPILESVLEQGTMTERQGAFETLGTLESERADHVLASWLDRYLAGEVPGEIQLELIEAAEKRLAEGIRERLAQVEASRPEDDPLAPYRETLLGGDARRGRQIFFERTEAQCLRCHAIDGQGGEVGPVLSDIGARQDRTYILESIVAPDARIAEGFESLVIATTEGQVLTGIVKDDSNDSITLMDADGKTLTLAKAQIEESQRGISAMPVDLLKYLSKRDLRDLVEYLARRTRTEPLVRQGHGR
- a CDS encoding response regulator transcription factor, with translation MPVTAHKTILLVDDDPEIIDSMRTVLEGKGYRVLVARDGNAGLTVAEREEPDLIILDMMMPRKSGFLVLEKLRTRPEGLIPTIMITGNEGSRHRAYAEFLGVKDYIRKPFAMEKLLRSVDAILQGTESTGTAKTKSKS